A genome region from Gossypium hirsutum isolate 1008001.06 chromosome A04, Gossypium_hirsutum_v2.1, whole genome shotgun sequence includes the following:
- the LOC107940862 gene encoding transcription factor bHLH123 isoform X2 — MADEFNPGPNWWDRTAAPSSSSSSSSSSSVLNNSLGTFGGWNPEMADIKARSPMDSISSSSSSSVSAPDLHMMGLGLSSQAMDWNQAFMRGDHKSKTSFKSMLEEHNLNASNPNYHQEMMGFKHQSSSQFSPCSSDSSIINNMDSTSLYGSPSTILQGLLGTENQTYENRSINYQYGMNNNDPLLPNSWSKVPQFLKNSPPKNGQLHFSNNAPFWNPSAATTAPMVDHRPPGFFPSFPTLNFDEKPKNNISEVKKNGNETSSRRPRNEMPSLPAFKVRKEKMGDRISALQQLVSPFGKTDTASVLSEVIEYIKFLHEQINVLSTPYKKTGATTQQQQQQNCEKSKDFEGFKHDLRSRGLCLVPVSSTFPMTLESTVDFWTPTFGGTFR; from the exons ATGGCAGATGAATTCAATCCAGGACCAAACTGGTGGGATAGAACAGCTgcaccttcttcttcttcttcttcttcttcctcatctTCTGTTCTAAACAATAGCTTAGGAACCTTTGGTGGTTGGAACCCAGAAATGGCTGATATCAAAGCAAGATCTCCCATGGATTCcatctcatcatcatcatcgtcatcaGTTTCAGCTCCTGATTTACATATGATGGGACTTGGACTTTCTTCTCAAGCCATGGATTGGAACCAAGCTTTTAT GCGTGGGGATCATAAAAGTAAGACTAGTTTCAAATCCATGCTTGAAGAACATAATTTAAATGCTTCAAATCCAAATTATCACCAAGAAATGATGGGGTTTAAGCATCAGTCAtcatcacaatttagtccttgttcaAGTGATAGCTCTATTATCAACAACATGGATTCAACATCTTTATATGGAAGTCCCTCAACCATTTTACAAGGATTATTAGGGACTGAAAATCAAACCTACGAGAATCGTTCAATCAATTACCAATATGGGATGAACAACAACGATCCATTGTTGCCAAATTCATGGTCTAAAGTCCCTCAATTCTTGAAAAATTCACCACCAAAAAATGGTCAATTACATTTCTCAAACAATGCTCCTTTTTGGAATCCATCAGCAGCAACAACAGCTCCCATGGTTGATCATAGGCCACCTGGGTTTTTCCCATCATTTCCAACactaaattttgatgaaaaaccaaag AATAATATATCTGAAGTAAAGAAAAATGGAAACGAAACATCATCTAGAAGGCCTCGAAATGAAATGCCATCTTTGCCAGCTTTTAAG GTGAGAAAAGAGAAGATGGGAGATAGAATCAGTGCACTCCAACAATTGGTTTCACCTTTTGGAAAA ACTGATACAGCATCGGTGTTGTCTGAAGTCATTGAATACATTAAATTTCTCCATGAACAAATCAAT GTTTTAAGTACCCCATACAAGAAAACTGGAGCTACCACTCAACAGCAACAACAACAG AATTGTGAGAAGTCCAAGGACTTTGAAGGATTTAAGCATGATCTAAGAAGTCGTGGACTATGCCTTGTACCGGTCTCGAGCACGTTCCCGATGACACTTGAGTCGACAGTTGATTTTTGGACACCAACATTTGGAGGAACATTTAGGTAG
- the LOC107940862 gene encoding transcription factor bHLH123 isoform X1, producing the protein MADEFNPGPNWWDRTAAPSSSSSSSSSSSVLNNSLGTFGGWNPEMADIKARSPMDSISSSSSSSVSAPDLHMMGLGLSSQAMDWNQAFMRGDHKSKTSFKSMLEEHNLNASNPNYHQEMMGFKHQSSSQFSPCSSDSSIINNMDSTSLYGSPSTILQGLLGTENQTYENRSINYQYGMNNNDPLLPNSWSKVPQFLKNSPPKNGQLHFSNNAPFWNPSAATTAPMVDHRPPGFFPSFPTLNFDEKPKQNNISEVKKNGNETSSRRPRNEMPSLPAFKVRKEKMGDRISALQQLVSPFGKTDTASVLSEVIEYIKFLHEQINVLSTPYKKTGATTQQQQQQNCEKSKDFEGFKHDLRSRGLCLVPVSSTFPMTLESTVDFWTPTFGGTFR; encoded by the exons ATGGCAGATGAATTCAATCCAGGACCAAACTGGTGGGATAGAACAGCTgcaccttcttcttcttcttcttcttcttcctcatctTCTGTTCTAAACAATAGCTTAGGAACCTTTGGTGGTTGGAACCCAGAAATGGCTGATATCAAAGCAAGATCTCCCATGGATTCcatctcatcatcatcatcgtcatcaGTTTCAGCTCCTGATTTACATATGATGGGACTTGGACTTTCTTCTCAAGCCATGGATTGGAACCAAGCTTTTAT GCGTGGGGATCATAAAAGTAAGACTAGTTTCAAATCCATGCTTGAAGAACATAATTTAAATGCTTCAAATCCAAATTATCACCAAGAAATGATGGGGTTTAAGCATCAGTCAtcatcacaatttagtccttgttcaAGTGATAGCTCTATTATCAACAACATGGATTCAACATCTTTATATGGAAGTCCCTCAACCATTTTACAAGGATTATTAGGGACTGAAAATCAAACCTACGAGAATCGTTCAATCAATTACCAATATGGGATGAACAACAACGATCCATTGTTGCCAAATTCATGGTCTAAAGTCCCTCAATTCTTGAAAAATTCACCACCAAAAAATGGTCAATTACATTTCTCAAACAATGCTCCTTTTTGGAATCCATCAGCAGCAACAACAGCTCCCATGGTTGATCATAGGCCACCTGGGTTTTTCCCATCATTTCCAACactaaattttgatgaaaaaccaaag CAGAATAATATATCTGAAGTAAAGAAAAATGGAAACGAAACATCATCTAGAAGGCCTCGAAATGAAATGCCATCTTTGCCAGCTTTTAAG GTGAGAAAAGAGAAGATGGGAGATAGAATCAGTGCACTCCAACAATTGGTTTCACCTTTTGGAAAA ACTGATACAGCATCGGTGTTGTCTGAAGTCATTGAATACATTAAATTTCTCCATGAACAAATCAAT GTTTTAAGTACCCCATACAAGAAAACTGGAGCTACCACTCAACAGCAACAACAACAG AATTGTGAGAAGTCCAAGGACTTTGAAGGATTTAAGCATGATCTAAGAAGTCGTGGACTATGCCTTGTACCGGTCTCGAGCACGTTCCCGATGACACTTGAGTCGACAGTTGATTTTTGGACACCAACATTTGGAGGAACATTTAGGTAG
- the LOC107940870 gene encoding probable NAD(P)H dehydrogenase (quinone) FQR1-like 1 (The RefSeq protein has 1 substitution compared to this genomic sequence) — MATKVYIVYYSMYGHVEKLAEEIRKGAASVEGVEAKLWQVSETLSEEVLGKMSAPPKSDVPVITPNDLAEADGFVFGFPTRFGMMSAQFKAFLDATGGLWRTQQLAGKPAGIFYSTGSQGGGQETTALTAITQLVHHGMIFVPIGYTFGAGMFEMEQVKGGSPYGAGTYAGDGSRMPSELELAQAFHQGKYIAGITKKLKTAA, encoded by the exons ATGGCAACCAAAGTGTATattgt ATACTATTCCATGTACGGACACGTAGAAAAACTTGCAGAGGAAATAAGGAAAGGGGCTGCATCTGTTGAAGGTGTTGAAGCCAAATTATGGCAG GTCTCTGAGACTCTATCGGAAGAAGTTCTTGGAAAGATGAGTGCACCTCCAAAAAGTGATGTACCAGTTATTACACCGAACGATCTTGCTGAGGCCGATGGGTTTGTTTTTGGTTTCCCAACAAGATTCGGAATGATGTCCGCACAATTCAAAGCTTTTCTGGATGCAACCGGAGGTCTATGGAGAACTCAGCAACTTGCAGGAAAACCTGCTGGGATCTTCTATAGCACCGGATCACAAGGCGGTGGACAAGAGACTACAGC GTTGACTGCAATCACTCAACTCGTTCACCATGGGATGATATTTGTTCCCATCGGATACACCTTCGGTGCTGGCATGTTTGAGATGGAGCAAGTGAAAGGTGGAAGTCCATATGGTGCTGGAACATATGCCGGGGACGGATCAAGAATGCCGTCGGAACTTGAGTTGGCACAAGCTTTCCACCAAGGTAAGTACATAGCTGGCATCACAAAGAAACTCAAGGCAGCTGCCTGA